Genomic segment of Planctomycetota bacterium:
TTGAAAGCGAAACCCGTGCCGATCACAGCTTTTCGAGCCACGTCACGCGTCCGCCGATGATCCACTCGGCGACGTACACATCGCCATTGGCACCCACGGCACAGCAGTGCGGGCTGTTGAACTTGCCCGGCTGGACGTGTTTGGTCTTGCCGAGGTTCGGCCAGTTCTCCGTCTCGGTCACGCCCGGGTTCGCGCCCAGGTCGGCCACGACGTTCATGTCCATGTCGAGCACCTTGATCCCCGTGTGCAGCTCGGGGACGTACACGTGCTTGTCGTGGAAGACGAACATGCAGGGCGTGTGGCAAATCTTGTCGTGATTACGCAGGAACTTGCCGTCGGCGTCGTAGACCGCGATGCGTTGGTTGCCGCGGTCGGCGACGTAGAGCTCACCGTCGGGGGAGAAGGCGATGCCGTGCGGGCACTTGAACCGTCCGGCACCTTCGGTGCCGTCGAGCGTCAACGACCATTCCTTGCCGTCCCAGCAGTGGACCAGTTCCGAGCCGTACCCGTCGGCGAGCCAGATCTTCCCGTCGGGACCGGGGCAGCCCCAGGTCGGGCGGAACTTGCCCGGCGACTTCGGGCTCTTGAACTTCTCGATGATCTTGCCGTTGGGCGTGGCCTTGACGAACGCGCCCGACTCCTCGTCGACGAGATACAGGACGTCCTCGCCGTCTTCCTGCATTACGGTGATGCCGTGGGCACCGGTCCAGGTCTGGGCACCCCACTTCTTCTTGAGTTTGCCGGAACGGTCGTAACGCTGAATCGCGTTTTCGGTCTGTGCGAAAACGATCACGTCGCCGTCGGAGAGCACGCCAACGCCGTGGGTCCGACCGCCGACGATCGCGAGCGGACTCATGGGGAGTTTCACAAAGTGGTCGTGCCACTCGTAGCAGAATTTACCTTCGCCGATTTTCATGGTGGTTTCTGGGTGGAGGACCCAGTATGGGACTGATGGCGTGAAATGCAATCCGGACGGTCGTGCAGCTCATTTGGCGTCTTTTTCGCGTTTTCGGATGATCCTCGGCCCGCTCGGGCAGTGCTCGAACAGAGCACACGCCTCGCAGCGCGGCTTCCGGGCGACACAAGTCCGTCGGCCGTGGTGGATCAGCAAGTGGCTCCACATCGTCCACTCGTCCCGCGGGACGACCTGCATCAGGTCCTTTTCAATCTTGACCGCGTCGGATTCGTGTCGGGTGAGGCCGAGGCGATTGGAGAGGCGCGTGACGTGGGTGTCGACGGTGACGCCGACGTTGATGCCGAAGGCGTTGCCGAGCACGACGTTGGCGGTCTTGCGGCCCACGCCACGAAGCTTGATCAACGCCTCCATCGTCCGCGGCACCTCGTCACCGTGAAGCTCGACGACCGACTCGGCCATCGCCTTGATGCTCTTGGCCTTCTGCCGGAAGAACCCGCACGACTGCACCATTGGCTCGATGTCCTTGAGGGACGCGTCGGCGTATGCCTGGGCCGTCGGGAACTTCTTGAACAACGCCGGTGTCGTCAGATTCACCCGCTCGTCGGTGCATTGGGCCGAGAGGATCGTCGCGACGATCAGCTCCAGCGGCGAGGTGAAATCCAGCGAGCACTTCGCGTCGGGATGCTCGGCGTACAGGATCGGCAGGATCGCTGTCACCCGCTCCCGGCGTTTCTTGAGTGTTCGGGAGTCGGTGCGTTTGGCCGGCATGAGCCAGTGATTATTGCCGGCGGTTTCGGGCGGCGTCGCGGAAGGCACGCCGGATACGCGGCCGGGTCAGTTGGTAGAGCAACGTCAACGGATAGATCAACGCGACCAACGCGAAGAGCACATGCATCACCGCGCCGACGGTAACGACCGACGTGTCCGACCCGGCCCAGTCCGGGATCTCGACGCCCGACGCCCGCTGGTACTCGACCCATGCCGACCCCCGCGCGATCCGTACCCACGCCATCGGCGGCGTCAGCACGATCGCGATCACCGAGTAAATCAGCATCCCCACGCGACCCCATTCAAAGCGGAACAGCATGAGCAGCGCGTGGATCATCAGGCCCGCCGAGACGCCGACGCCGACCATCGTCAGCCACCACAGCGCCTGCCCCGCAAGGTCGTCCGCCGGAAACGCCCGTTGCTTAAACAGCGAGATGATCTTGTACGCCAACCCGCTGATGGCGAACATCACGCCGGCGAAGCCGAGGATAAACACCATCTCCGGCATCCGCTCGGCAGGGAACGGCGCGGGTGCGTCAAGTTGCTCATCAGCGTCGGCGAGTTGGCCCGAATCGTGCTTTGCCACCGCGCGACGATAGCATCCGTCATCCATGCGGCGGCAGATACCCAACGCCATCACGGTCTCCCGGCTCGTCGTCGCGTTCATCTTCTTCGCGATGCTCGCCGCTTATCGGTACGACCCGGACCGGATTTCGTGGTGGCTCTTCGCCAGCGGCTGGGTCTACGGGCTCGCCGCCGCGACCGACGCGCTTGACGGGCACTTGGCCCGCAAATGGAACGTGACCAGCGTCTTCGGCCGGATCGTCGATCCGTTTTGCGACAAGATTCTCATCCTCGGCACGTTCGTGTTTTTCGCCTCCCGGCCGTTCTTCATCGAGGAGGACGGAACCATCATCAACGTTACCAGCGTGGGGCCAATCGTCGTAACGATTCTCCTCTCGCGGGAACTGCTCATCACGACGTTGCGGAGCCTGATGGAAGGGTCGGGCAGCGACTTCGGCGCGGCGTGGTCCGGTAAGCTCAAAATGATCATTCAGTCGATCACCGTGCCGGTGGTGCTGGCGTATGTTTGCTTCAGGCCATGGTTGATCGAAATGGATTTGGAACTTGCGGCCCGCATCGTCCGTACCGGCTGCGTCTGGCTCACCGTTGTCGCCACGATCGTGAGCGGCGTGCTGTACATGCCGTGGCCGAAGCGGGCCAAGGCGACTCAATGACATCCGCATTTTCGGTCGGTCATTGGACAAGCGTGCCTGGATGCCGATAAGCGTTGCATGGAATGGTGGCAAGCGATCATCCTCGGGATTGTCGAGGGGTTGACCGAGTATCTGCCGGTGAGTTCGACCGGACACCTGATCCTCGCGCAGCGGGCCATGGGCCTGACCGGTGAGGCGGCCGATGCGTACGCCATCTGCATTCAGGCCGGGGCGATCGTGGCGGTGCTCGGGCTGTATTGGCAGCGCGTCCGGCAGGCCGCGGTCGGTTGGGCCGGAAAGATCGGCCTCGGCCCGGGCGATGCCGACGGCTTTCGGCTCGGGCTCAATCTGCTGATCGCGTTCATGCCTGCGGCCGTGTTCGGTCTGCTCCTCGATGAGCACATCGAAGCGGCACTGTTTCACCCGTGGCCCATCGCGATCGCCCTCTTCGTCGGCGGACTCGCGATCATCGGCGTGGACCTCTGGCGCAAGCGCACCTCATCCCCGAAAGACGATGCCATCGCCCGCGGCAGCACCGAATCGGAGGCCGGCCGATCGCTCGACACGCTGACGCCGATGATGGCGCTGGGCATCGGGCTGATTCAGTGCGTGGCGATGTGGCCGGGCACGAGCCGGTCACTGGTCACGATCGTCGGTGGCGTGTTGGTGGGGCTGAGCCTCGCGTCGGCGGTGGAGTTCAGCTTCCTGCTGGGTGTCATCACACTGCTGGCTGCAACGCTCTACAAGGCCGTCTTGGACTCCGTGACATCGCCGGGGAGCGGCCAAGAGGTGATGATGCTCACCTGGATGGTCGACCAATACGGTTGGTTCGCCCTGCTTCTCGGCGTGTTGTCGGCCTGGATTTCGGCGGTGCTAGCGGTGAAATGGATGGTCGCGTATCTCAAAAAGCACGGCCTGAGCATCTTCGGTTACTACCGCGTCGGCCTTGCGGCGGCGGTTGCGGTGCTAATCCTCGTCGGTTTCTTCGAGGGATGACCGCGACAAGCCCGCTATCGGACCGACGAGTGCGGCTACCCATTTTGACAATCCGTCGTAACCCGAAGCATCCGGGCCGGCCTTAACGTATGATTCATCATCGGGACATGGTTCCCGGGGACGCATCATGACGCTTCAAGTCCTGCGCGGACTCTTCATTCTCGTGATGGCGGCGGTGGGTTGGTTCTTTCTGACCCAGGATGCCACGGCACTCAACCCGTACCTCGACGGTCGGGCGTGGATGCTGTTGTCGGTGACGCTCATCATCGGCGTCTGCGTGGTCGTGGCCGACATACTCTCGCCACGGCGAAAGCTACAGGTCTTTGCCGGCGTCTTTTTCGGGCTGCTCATCGGGCTGATCCTGTCGTACGCGTTCAGCTTCGTGGTGCCGTTCTTGATCGACCGGTTTTTCGCGAGCCCCGACGTCGCGGGCCGGCAGCCGTTGATCGACTTTATCAACTTGCTCATCGGCGTCGTCTGCTGCTACTTCGCGATCAGCTTCATTCTTCAAACGCGTGACGACTTCCGGTTCATCATCCCGTACGTCGAGTTTCGCAAGGACACGCGCGGCACGTCGCCGGTGGTCATCGACACGTCGGCTCTGATCGATGGCCGCATCGTCGCGCTGGCCGAGGCGGGCATGTTCGAGAGCCGGCTGATCGTGCCGCGATTCGTGTTGCGGGAGCTGCAACGCATGGCCGACGAGGGCGACAAGGCCAAGCGGGCCAAGGGTCGTCGCGGGCTCGACGTTCTCGAGGAACTGCGTGAGTCGACCATCCCAAACCTCGAGGTCGTCATCTACGACCCGCACGGCCACGGCGGCGGCATTGGGCGTGACGACTCGGCCGCGCTCGACGTCGACCACCGACTGGTCGGCCTTGCGAAAGACCTGCACGCCCGCGTCCTCTCGACCGACTTCAACCTGCACAAGGTCGCTCAGGTTCAAGGTGTCACCGTCGTGAACCTCAACGCCTTGGCCAACGCGCTGCGGGCCGAGGTGCTCCCCGGCGACGCGATCAATGTCCACGTCGTTCGTCCCGGCGAGCAGCCGCGTCAGGGCGTGGGCTACCTCGCGGACGGCACGATGGTCGTCATCGAGAACGCCGGCGATCGCATCGGCGACGACATCGCCGTGCAGATCACCAACACCCGCCAGACCTCGGCCGGTAAGATGCTCTTCGCCAAGCTCGAAGGCGCGGCCAGCATCGATCGCTCGGGCGACTCGGCCATGGGCGAGGTCATCGACATGTCCGAGCCGGAGCCGCCCCGTCGCAAACGCGACACCGCCGGCACTTCGGCGTAAGTTGCCGTCATGCCGACCTTCGCCGTCGTTCTTCCCGCCGCTGGTGCGTCCCGCCGGTTTGGTCGTGACAAGCTCCGCGCGGAACTCGCCGGCCGGTCGGTGATTCGGCGAAGCGTCGACGCTTTCCTCGCGCGCGATGACGTGACGCATGTCGTCGTCGCAACGGCGGACGGCACTTGCGATGCCACGTTGTTGGAAGACACGCGCGTCTCGGTCGTTGCCGGCGCGGAACACCGCTGCGGGTCGGTGCTCAACGCGATACGGTCTTTGCCCGACCGCGTGGAATGGGTCGCCGTCCATGACGCGGCCCGGCCGTTGGTTTCTCGGGAGTTGATCGACCGCACGTTCGATGCGGCCGT
This window contains:
- a CDS encoding IspD/TarI family cytidylyltransferase translates to MPTFAVVLPAAGASRRFGRDKLRAELAGRSVIRRSVDAFLARDDVTHVVVATADGTCDATLLEDTRVSVVAGAEHRCGSVLNAIRSLPDRVEWVAVHDAARPLVSRELIDRTFDAAVRYGAAVPCVRVTGTVKQTATDDALPALVLRTLPRRFLWSAQTPQIGRRTDLLRAADVCPEPLERVTDDAQLLELAGHRVTIVEGEERNLKITHAHDLRLAEDLLRGTANDTPPS
- the nth gene encoding endonuclease III — translated: MPAKRTDSRTLKKRRERVTAILPILYAEHPDAKCSLDFTSPLELIVATILSAQCTDERVNLTTPALFKKFPTAQAYADASLKDIEPMVQSCGFFRQKAKSIKAMAESVVELHGDEVPRTMEALIKLRGVGRKTANVVLGNAFGINVGVTVDTHVTRLSNRLGLTRHESDAVKIEKDLMQVVPRDEWTMWSHLLIHHGRRTCVARKPRCEACALFEHCPSGPRIIRKREKDAK
- a CDS encoding CDP-alcohol phosphatidyltransferase family protein, with product MRRQIPNAITVSRLVVAFIFFAMLAAYRYDPDRISWWLFASGWVYGLAAATDALDGHLARKWNVTSVFGRIVDPFCDKILILGTFVFFASRPFFIEEDGTIINVTSVGPIVVTILLSRELLITTLRSLMEGSGSDFGAAWSGKLKMIIQSITVPVVLAYVCFRPWLIEMDLELAARIVRTGCVWLTVVATIVSGVLYMPWPKRAKATQ
- a CDS encoding TRAM domain-containing protein yields the protein MTLQVLRGLFILVMAAVGWFFLTQDATALNPYLDGRAWMLLSVTLIIGVCVVVADILSPRRKLQVFAGVFFGLLIGLILSYAFSFVVPFLIDRFFASPDVAGRQPLIDFINLLIGVVCCYFAISFILQTRDDFRFIIPYVEFRKDTRGTSPVVIDTSALIDGRIVALAEAGMFESRLIVPRFVLRELQRMADEGDKAKRAKGRRGLDVLEELRESTIPNLEVVIYDPHGHGGGIGRDDSAALDVDHRLVGLAKDLHARVLSTDFNLHKVAQVQGVTVVNLNALANALRAEVLPGDAINVHVVRPGEQPRQGVGYLADGTMVVIENAGDRIGDDIAVQITNTRQTSAGKMLFAKLEGAASIDRSGDSAMGEVIDMSEPEPPRRKRDTAGTSA
- a CDS encoding undecaprenyl-diphosphate phosphatase, which codes for MEWWQAIILGIVEGLTEYLPVSSTGHLILAQRAMGLTGEAADAYAICIQAGAIVAVLGLYWQRVRQAAVGWAGKIGLGPGDADGFRLGLNLLIAFMPAAVFGLLLDEHIEAALFHPWPIAIALFVGGLAIIGVDLWRKRTSSPKDDAIARGSTESEAGRSLDTLTPMMALGIGLIQCVAMWPGTSRSLVTIVGGVLVGLSLASAVEFSFLLGVITLLAATLYKAVLDSVTSPGSGQEVMMLTWMVDQYGWFALLLGVLSAWISAVLAVKWMVAYLKKHGLSIFGYYRVGLAAAVAVLILVGFFEG